In Micromonospora sp. LH3U1, one genomic interval encodes:
- a CDS encoding DUF3237 family protein, which produces MSTRRAAGRDAVTVPPVPGLEAAFEVEVRLGALEDHGMTRAGHRRVVPVVGGRVTGLFEADILPGGADWQVVRPDGAIEIDTRYSARTADGGHVYLRTFGVRSGRAEVLEALLRGGAVDPSEYYFRLGVRLETSMPALAVLEQSVFVASAIREADRVRYTAYRVT; this is translated from the coding sequence ATGAGTACGCGCCGAGCCGCCGGTCGGGACGCCGTGACTGTTCCGCCGGTTCCCGGGCTGGAGGCCGCGTTCGAGGTGGAGGTGCGGCTGGGCGCGCTGGAGGACCACGGGATGACCCGTGCTGGTCACCGTCGCGTGGTACCTGTTGTCGGCGGCCGGGTCACCGGTCTCTTCGAGGCCGACATCTTGCCCGGCGGCGCCGACTGGCAGGTGGTCCGCCCCGACGGCGCGATCGAGATCGACACGCGCTACTCGGCGCGTACCGCCGACGGCGGTCACGTCTACCTGCGTACGTTCGGCGTCCGCAGCGGCCGCGCGGAGGTCCTCGAGGCGTTGCTGCGCGGCGGCGCCGTCGACCCGTCTGAGTACTACTTCCGCCTGGGCGTACGACTGGAGACGTCGATGCCCGCGCTGGCCGTCCTGGAGCAGTCCGTCTTCGTGGCGTCGGCGATCCGCGAGGCCGACCGGGTGCGCTACACCGCCTACCGCGTCACGTAG
- a CDS encoding ABC transporter ATP-binding protein yields the protein MPDASPLLRVEHLRKVYASGRGEVEAIGDLSFTMMPGELLCVVGPSGCGKTTLLKCLAGLLRPTSGLVKMEGSPVTGPSPAMAVVFQEYGRSLYPWLTVRGNVELPLRHKKLSRAERDRRVADALDAVGLPKSARSHPWQLSGGMQQRVAIARAIAYRPEVLIMDEPFAAVDAQTRADLEDLVRDLHLNRGISTVFVTHDIDESVYLGQRVLVLSHSPTRVQEDLVIDLPQERDQLTTRALPRFTELRTHVYAQIQRAKRAPAPAPHPAP from the coding sequence GTGCCTGACGCAAGTCCGCTGCTGCGGGTCGAGCACCTGCGGAAGGTCTACGCCTCCGGCCGGGGCGAGGTCGAGGCGATCGGGGATCTCAGTTTCACCATGATGCCCGGCGAACTGCTGTGCGTCGTCGGCCCGTCGGGCTGCGGAAAGACCACCCTCCTGAAATGCCTCGCCGGACTGCTCCGGCCCACCAGCGGCCTCGTCAAGATGGAGGGATCTCCGGTGACGGGCCCGAGCCCGGCGATGGCAGTGGTGTTTCAGGAGTACGGCCGCAGCCTCTATCCCTGGCTGACGGTCCGGGGCAATGTGGAGCTTCCCCTTCGACACAAGAAGCTCTCCCGCGCCGAACGCGACCGGAGGGTCGCCGACGCCCTCGACGCGGTCGGACTGCCAAAGTCGGCACGCAGCCATCCGTGGCAGCTCTCCGGCGGGATGCAGCAACGGGTGGCCATCGCACGCGCCATCGCGTACCGGCCCGAAGTGCTGATCATGGATGAGCCGTTCGCGGCGGTGGACGCGCAGACCCGCGCGGACCTGGAGGACCTCGTACGCGACCTGCACTTGAACCGCGGCATCTCCACTGTCTTCGTGACGCACGACATCGACGAGTCCGTGTATCTGGGCCAGCGCGTGCTCGTCCTGTCCCACTCGCCGACCCGGGTGCAGGAAGACCTCGTGATCGACCTCCCGCAGGAACGCGATCAGCTCACCACCCGGGCGCTGCCCCGGTTCACCGAGCTGCGGACCCACGTCTACGCGCAGATCCAGCGGGCCAAGCGTGCGCCGGCCCCGGCGCCCCACCCGGCACCGTGA
- a CDS encoding ABC transporter substrate-binding protein, which yields MKKVTALAVLAGVVIALTGCTDSDATDPSPGASGDLRKVRVAALPISETAALWGGIKAGIFREQGLDVEVVPAQGGAQAIPAMINGDIDFAIGQPFGPFRADLQNLGVVIIGNYASSYADGDDINAVVASAKSGITRPAQLAGRKVSVNSLGAAGDVTIMAAVEKDGGDPTEVKFVEVAFPDAPAQLAAGNIDAAWVTEPFITQMRKRGDVLVVAPYQATVPGLTTLTTITSSKLKDSDATLVADFSSAMKKTLTWANDPANQAGLRQAIKDNLELPDAVADSVRLPAFGWEIDRAGLEQLATLAQKYRVLDRQPDFDRLVQQQ from the coding sequence ATGAAGAAGGTCACTGCCCTCGCTGTTCTCGCCGGCGTCGTGATCGCTCTGACCGGCTGCACGGATTCCGATGCCACCGATCCGTCCCCCGGGGCGAGCGGCGACCTGCGGAAGGTCCGCGTGGCGGCGCTGCCGATCAGCGAGACCGCCGCGCTGTGGGGCGGCATCAAGGCGGGCATCTTCCGGGAGCAGGGGCTCGACGTGGAGGTGGTGCCCGCACAGGGCGGCGCCCAGGCCATCCCGGCCATGATCAACGGCGACATCGACTTCGCCATCGGCCAGCCGTTCGGCCCGTTCCGCGCCGATCTGCAGAACCTCGGCGTGGTGATCATCGGGAACTACGCGTCGTCCTACGCCGACGGCGACGACATCAACGCCGTGGTGGCGTCCGCGAAGTCCGGTATCACCCGGCCGGCCCAGCTCGCCGGACGCAAGGTGTCGGTGAACAGCCTGGGCGCCGCCGGCGATGTCACGATCATGGCAGCGGTCGAGAAGGACGGCGGCGATCCCACCGAGGTCAAGTTCGTCGAGGTGGCCTTCCCGGACGCACCGGCCCAGCTCGCCGCCGGCAACATCGACGCCGCCTGGGTGACCGAGCCGTTCATCACCCAGATGCGTAAGCGCGGTGACGTTCTCGTGGTCGCTCCATACCAGGCCACCGTTCCCGGACTCACCACCCTGACCACGATCACGTCGAGCAAGCTGAAGGACTCCGACGCCACGCTGGTGGCGGACTTCTCGTCGGCGATGAAGAAGACGCTCACCTGGGCCAACGACCCGGCCAACCAGGCCGGCCTGCGGCAGGCCATCAAGGACAATCTCGAACTGCCGGATGCGGTAGCGGACTCCGTCCGGCTCCCGGCGTTCGGGTGGGAAATCGACCGGGCCGGCCTGGAGCAACTGGCGACGCTCGCTCAGAAGTACCGCGTACTCGACCGGCAGCCCGACTTCGACCGTCTCGTCCAGCAGCAGTAG
- a CDS encoding MarR family winged helix-turn-helix transcriptional regulator, which produces MASQFEFLSYLRDHPGSRVADLAEFFAIGVGATSKGVGRLEARAWIRRVPNPADGRSLLLELTPQGTELVGDAEGTFQEHLATHIGRSIPPARVAELGQTLERLRATLEHGGVGTPVG; this is translated from the coding sequence GTGGCTTCGCAGTTCGAGTTCCTGAGCTACCTACGTGACCATCCTGGTTCGCGGGTCGCCGATCTCGCCGAGTTTTTCGCGATCGGAGTCGGAGCGACCAGCAAGGGCGTGGGCCGGCTCGAGGCCCGGGCCTGGATTCGGCGGGTGCCGAATCCCGCCGATGGCCGGTCACTGCTCCTGGAGTTGACTCCGCAGGGCACGGAACTCGTCGGTGACGCCGAAGGCACCTTCCAGGAACACCTGGCCACGCACATTGGCCGGTCTATCCCCCCGGCCCGGGTGGCGGAGCTCGGTCAAACGCTGGAACGGCTGCGCGCCACCCTGGAGCACGGCGGTGTCGGCACGCCTGTCGGCTGA
- a CDS encoding AMP-binding enzyme: MLNPARSDRPGWPCHRVAPASRHSNGYLHLLGRIRDVIIVQANLVYAGPIERVLAADPTVAEAYVVGRPDDVTGEAVHAYVVPAAGRVPDGERLRAVVAQTLGEPSVPRTIQSIDRVPVAPSGKPDKRALSQPWAGTAT; the protein is encoded by the coding sequence ATGCTGAATCCCGCCAGGTCTGATCGCCCGGGCTGGCCATGCCACCGTGTCGCGCCTGCCTCACGGCACAGCAACGGCTACCTGCACCTGCTCGGCCGGATCCGGGACGTCATCATCGTGCAGGCCAACCTGGTGTACGCCGGCCCTATCGAGCGGGTTCTCGCCGCCGACCCCACTGTCGCCGAGGCCTACGTCGTCGGCCGTCCGGACGACGTCACCGGGGAGGCGGTGCACGCGTACGTGGTGCCTGCCGCCGGTCGCGTGCCTGATGGCGAGCGGCTGCGTGCGGTGGTGGCGCAGACGCTGGGGGAACCGTCGGTCCCCCGGACCATCCAGTCGATCGACCGGGTGCCAGTGGCTCCCAGCGGCAAGCCCGACAAGCGCGCCCTGTCGCAGCCCTGGGCGGGAACAGCTACGTGA
- a CDS encoding ABC transporter permease, which yields MTALGAGRTAPRGLSVRVAEDVLYAVGLPVLAVGLWAVWSTRSANRFLVGPRPLLDAFRQTWIGPAFVDDVLPSVYRLLAGLFASIMLGVAAGVLIGRFRPLREILEPLLEFFRAIPPPVLIPVAMLLLGITDTMKVVVIVSGAIWPILLNTIEGVRATDSVMLETADSYRISRWERVWLLILPAASPRIMTGVRQAISVALILMVISEMFASSAGLGYRIAYFQRNYLIAEMWSGILLLGLIGVLLAVAFGVVERRVLRWYHGMREVTRA from the coding sequence ATGACCGCCCTGGGTGCGGGCAGGACCGCCCCTCGCGGCCTCAGCGTCCGGGTCGCCGAGGACGTCCTGTACGCGGTCGGGCTTCCCGTCCTGGCCGTGGGGCTCTGGGCCGTCTGGTCCACCCGGTCGGCCAACCGGTTCCTCGTCGGCCCCCGCCCGCTCCTCGACGCGTTCCGGCAGACCTGGATCGGCCCGGCGTTCGTCGACGACGTGCTGCCGAGCGTGTACCGGCTGCTGGCCGGCCTGTTCGCGTCGATCATGCTCGGCGTCGCCGCCGGCGTCCTCATCGGCCGGTTCCGCCCGCTACGCGAGATCCTCGAACCGCTGCTGGAGTTCTTCCGCGCGATTCCGCCACCGGTGCTGATTCCGGTCGCGATGCTACTGCTCGGCATCACCGACACCATGAAGGTCGTCGTCATCGTGTCCGGCGCGATCTGGCCGATCCTGCTGAACACGATCGAGGGCGTCCGGGCGACCGACAGCGTGATGCTGGAGACCGCCGACTCGTACCGGATCTCCCGGTGGGAACGGGTGTGGCTGCTGATCCTCCCGGCGGCGAGTCCGCGCATCATGACCGGCGTACGGCAGGCGATCTCGGTGGCCCTGATCCTCATGGTCATCTCGGAGATGTTCGCGTCCTCGGCCGGCCTCGGCTACCGGATCGCCTACTTTCAGCGGAACTACCTCATCGCCGAGATGTGGAGCGGCATCCTCCTGCTCGGCCTCATCGGCGTCCTCCTCGCCGTGGCCTTCGGCGTCGTCGAACGCCGCGTCCTGCGCTGGTACCACGGGATGAGGGAGGTCACCCGTGCCTGA
- a CDS encoding alpha/beta hydrolase encodes MTDPAPKKDATAGILASTASTLSPVEASDMSREQRTAIGAMLGDGPKGFAPEPVETMREKFAALMALFPVPPMRTSQLTLGGRPAVLVEPEGETRPGTILYFHGGSFALGSPQTAMGLTASLVNRTAVRAFSLDYRLAPENPFPAAIEDCLAAYRSLLDSGVAAESIAFAGDSAGGGLTVTTTLAARNTGLPLPGALVAFSPGLDHTRTGESMDTKEGIDPFFTRQGMAHTAGFYLGGQDPNQELTAPAVLADLTGFPPILLQVGTNELLLDDSVRLAKRARDAEVDVILDITAGVPHVFQSFIGQLDEADHALDRAALFITQRLQTL; translated from the coding sequence GTGACGGACCCGGCACCGAAAAAAGATGCCACGGCAGGTATATTAGCTTCCACGGCATCTACCTTATCGCCTGTGGAGGCGTCGGATATGAGCAGGGAACAGCGCACGGCAATCGGCGCCATGCTGGGTGACGGGCCGAAGGGCTTCGCGCCGGAGCCGGTCGAGACGATGCGGGAGAAGTTCGCCGCGCTCATGGCGCTGTTCCCGGTTCCTCCGATGCGAACCTCGCAGCTGACCCTGGGTGGCCGTCCGGCGGTGCTGGTCGAACCGGAGGGCGAGACCCGCCCTGGCACGATCCTGTACTTTCATGGCGGCTCGTTCGCGCTCGGATCTCCGCAGACCGCGATGGGTCTGACCGCGAGCCTGGTCAACCGGACAGCAGTGCGGGCCTTCTCCCTCGACTACCGGCTGGCCCCGGAGAACCCGTTCCCGGCCGCGATCGAGGACTGCCTCGCGGCCTATCGGTCCCTGCTCGACAGCGGCGTCGCCGCCGAATCGATCGCGTTCGCGGGCGATTCCGCCGGTGGTGGCCTCACGGTGACCACCACCCTCGCCGCCCGAAACACCGGGCTGCCCCTGCCGGGCGCGCTGGTCGCGTTCTCGCCCGGTCTGGACCACACCCGCACGGGTGAGTCGATGGACACCAAAGAGGGCATCGACCCGTTCTTCACCCGACAGGGCATGGCCCACACGGCGGGGTTCTACCTCGGCGGCCAGGACCCGAACCAAGAGCTCACCGCGCCCGCCGTGCTCGCCGACCTGACCGGGTTCCCGCCGATCCTGCTGCAGGTCGGCACGAACGAACTGCTGCTCGACGACTCAGTCCGGCTGGCGAAACGCGCCCGCGACGCCGAGGTCGACGTCATCCTCGACATCACCGCGGGCGTCCCGCACGTCTTCCAATCCTTCATCGGCCAGCTCGACGAAGCCGACCACGCCCTGGACCGCGCCGCCCTGTTCATCACGCAGCGACTACAAACCCTCTGA
- a CDS encoding toprim domain-containing protein: MHTTDGPVLDLSALPGPHDIRLNPHMLPRLTVTGPGDVLVVVENQQAAEAVCEARANLPVVWCHGQAPDAVVSMILQSAQQTSAVVICADADLGGVRITSRIQDKLPPDTTIHVVDVGTVPHDEGRPFNTHSRSHLQQLAQRPDEVGAFAQRCLHRGYAIEQEATARAGCPSGCLE, translated from the coding sequence GTGCACACGACCGACGGCCCTGTCCTCGACCTGTCGGCACTGCCCGGGCCGCATGACATTCGGCTGAACCCCCACATGCTGCCGCGACTGACCGTTACCGGACCCGGCGATGTCCTGGTGGTCGTAGAGAACCAGCAGGCGGCCGAAGCGGTCTGTGAGGCCAGGGCCAACCTGCCGGTCGTTTGGTGCCACGGGCAGGCGCCCGACGCCGTTGTGTCGATGATCCTCCAATCGGCGCAACAGACTTCCGCGGTCGTCATTTGCGCGGACGCCGACCTCGGCGGCGTCCGCATTACCTCTCGCATCCAGGACAAACTGCCGCCGGACACCACCATCCACGTCGTGGACGTCGGCACCGTGCCGCACGACGAAGGCCGGCCCTTCAACACCCACAGCCGCAGCCACCTGCAGCAGCTTGCACAACGCCCGGATGAGGTCGGCGCCTTCGCGCAACGCTGCCTGCACCGGGGCTACGCGATCGAGCAGGAAGCCACTGCACGGGCTGGCTGCCCTTCAGGCTGTCTTGAGTAG
- a CDS encoding ABC transporter permease yields MRKILLGAVGLLGFLAVWQLLPALGMVDRHDLPYATDVFGRLFHEVRDLAFWRRLRLTMTSWAIGLTVATLAAVGLGTVVGLVPFLRRATHTTVEFLRPVPSVALIPLAVLMFGLQMRAALVIIVYAAFWQVFVQVIYGVADVDTVARDTARSFGLTRYERLRYLVLPTALPYLMTGLRLAAAVALILAVTAEMVIGNPGLGRMIELSRSAGDAVGLYGLVVVTGLLGVVVNVVFRFAERRSLAWHQSVLADEASR; encoded by the coding sequence ATGCGCAAGATCCTGCTGGGTGCCGTCGGCCTGCTGGGGTTCCTCGCCGTCTGGCAACTGCTCCCGGCTCTGGGGATGGTCGACCGGCACGACCTGCCGTACGCCACCGACGTGTTCGGACGGCTGTTCCACGAGGTCCGCGACCTGGCGTTCTGGCGGCGGCTCCGGCTCACCATGACGTCGTGGGCGATCGGCCTGACGGTGGCGACGCTCGCCGCGGTCGGGTTGGGGACGGTGGTCGGGCTGGTGCCGTTCCTGCGTCGCGCCACGCACACGACAGTCGAGTTCCTGCGGCCGGTGCCGTCGGTCGCGCTGATCCCCCTCGCCGTGCTGATGTTCGGCCTGCAGATGCGCGCCGCACTCGTCATCATCGTCTACGCGGCGTTCTGGCAGGTCTTCGTGCAGGTGATCTACGGCGTCGCCGACGTCGACACGGTCGCCCGGGACACCGCGCGGAGCTTCGGCCTCACCCGCTACGAGCGGCTGCGGTATCTCGTCCTTCCGACCGCTCTGCCGTACCTGATGACCGGCCTGCGCCTCGCCGCGGCGGTCGCGCTCATCCTGGCCGTCACCGCGGAGATGGTGATCGGTAATCCCGGCCTCGGACGCATGATCGAGCTGTCGCGCTCCGCCGGGGACGCCGTCGGCCTGTACGGCCTCGTCGTGGTCACCGGGCTCCTCGGCGTGGTGGTGAACGTCGTGTTCCGCTTCGCCGAACGCCGCTCGTTGGCCTGGCACCAGTCGGTGCTCGCGGACGAGGCATCCCGATGA
- a CDS encoding MarR family winged helix-turn-helix transcriptional regulator, with the protein MTGPEPTELDAARLASVISPLRRTLLAAARAAEHLPEIPDAQIEVVRALPRGTVAGPGELAERLRLSRSTVSNLLTAMEGNGLVERRPRPGNHRHVDVLATAKALDLFDRFDLASGDLVARAAATLPAAHRAALAAAVPALERLRDALAHAKDTP; encoded by the coding sequence GTGACCGGCCCGGAGCCGACCGAACTGGACGCGGCGCGACTGGCGTCGGTGATCTCACCGCTGCGCCGCACGCTGCTCGCCGCAGCCCGGGCCGCCGAGCACCTGCCGGAGATCCCGGACGCGCAGATCGAGGTCGTGCGGGCCCTGCCCCGGGGCACCGTGGCCGGCCCCGGTGAGCTGGCCGAGCGGCTGCGCCTGAGCCGATCCACGGTCAGCAACCTGCTCACCGCGATGGAGGGCAACGGTCTCGTCGAGCGTCGCCCCCGTCCCGGCAACCACCGCCACGTCGACGTCCTCGCCACAGCGAAGGCCCTCGACCTGTTCGACCGTTTCGACCTCGCGAGCGGAGACCTGGTCGCCCGCGCCGCGGCGACCCTGCCGGCGGCGCACCGCGCGGCCCTCGCCGCCGCGGTGCCCGCACTGGAACGCCTCCGCGACGCCCTCGCGCACGCCAAGGACACTCCATGA
- a CDS encoding DUF2804 family protein: protein MQLGGKWTDGTRVTENGLFVDGRLQKIGDELRWTYDRSDWLRPWRVSGERVGVEFQPFHEKVARTNVGVVANKTRKCFGHFPGWAKTDGGTTVSLDGLVGWAEEARNRW, encoded by the coding sequence ATCCAGCTCGGAGGCAAGTGGACCGACGGCACCAGGGTCACCGAGAACGGCCTGTTCGTCGACGGCCGGCTACAGAAGATCGGCGACGAGCTGCGCTGGACCTACGACCGTTCGGACTGGCTGCGCCCCTGGCGGGTCAGCGGTGAACGGGTCGGGGTCGAGTTCCAGCCGTTCCACGAGAAGGTGGCCCGCACCAATGTCGGTGTCGTCGCGAATAAGACGCGCAAGTGTTTCGGGCACTTCCCCGGCTGGGCGAAGACGGACGGCGGGACGACGGTGAGTCTCGATGGGCTCGTCGGCTGGGCCGAGGAAGCACGTAACCGCTGGTAG
- a CDS encoding flavin-dependent oxidoreductase, whose amino-acid sequence MAIVIVGAGIGGLTTALSLHRAGFPEITVYERAAALRPLGVGINLLPHAVRELTELGLGERMERLGAAPGTLAYYNRYGQQIWSEPRGLDAGYRWPQLSVHRGRFQMELLAVVRERLGADAVRTGHRLVGVRDGVAHFETAAGEVSVAGDLIVGADGIHSALRRHHRPGEGAPLWNGLTLWRGTARAPGFLDGRTMIMAGDAEQKFVAYPIGAGLINVVAERQGPGFAGPNADWNRTVDPAPVVSLFADWRFAWLNVPELLAAANEILEYPMVDRDPIDTWTHGNTTLLGDAAHPMYPNGSNGASQAILDARTLAFHLATAPTVRAALDAYEADRRPATTALVLSNRRQGPEQVMVLAHERAPDGFTHIHDVIPPEELTAIATGYKKAAGFLPADLNERASLTPTAFPGVLP is encoded by the coding sequence GTGGCAATCGTGATCGTGGGCGCTGGTATCGGTGGCCTCACCACCGCGCTCAGCCTGCACCGGGCCGGCTTCCCTGAGATCACCGTCTACGAGCGCGCCGCCGCGCTGCGCCCACTCGGCGTCGGAATCAATCTACTCCCGCACGCCGTCCGTGAGCTGACCGAATTGGGTCTTGGGGAACGCATGGAAAGGCTGGGCGCCGCACCCGGCACGCTTGCCTACTACAACCGCTACGGTCAGCAGATCTGGAGCGAGCCACGCGGACTGGACGCCGGATATCGCTGGCCGCAGCTTTCCGTGCACCGCGGCCGGTTCCAGATGGAACTGCTCGCCGTGGTGCGGGAACGGCTGGGCGCCGACGCGGTGCGCACCGGGCACCGGCTCGTCGGCGTCCGCGACGGCGTCGCGCACTTCGAGACGGCGGCGGGGGAGGTGAGCGTCGCTGGCGACCTGATCGTCGGAGCGGACGGCATCCACTCCGCGCTGCGCCGCCACCATCGGCCCGGCGAGGGGGCGCCACTGTGGAACGGGCTGACACTGTGGCGGGGGACGGCACGGGCACCAGGATTCCTGGACGGGCGAACCATGATCATGGCCGGGGACGCGGAACAGAAGTTCGTGGCGTACCCGATCGGCGCCGGCCTGATCAACGTCGTCGCCGAGCGGCAGGGGCCCGGTTTCGCCGGGCCCAACGCGGACTGGAACCGGACGGTCGACCCCGCGCCGGTCGTCTCGCTCTTCGCGGACTGGCGTTTCGCGTGGCTCAACGTGCCGGAACTGCTGGCCGCCGCCAACGAGATCCTCGAATACCCCATGGTGGACCGCGATCCGATCGACACGTGGACCCACGGCAACACCACGCTGCTCGGCGACGCGGCCCACCCGATGTATCCGAACGGTTCCAACGGGGCGTCGCAGGCGATCCTGGACGCACGTACCCTCGCCTTCCACCTCGCCACCGCGCCGACGGTCCGGGCGGCGCTCGACGCCTACGAGGCGGACCGGCGGCCAGCGACCACCGCGCTCGTGCTGAGCAACCGGCGGCAGGGTCCGGAACAGGTGATGGTGCTCGCCCACGAGCGCGCGCCGGACGGGTTCACGCACATCCACGACGTCATCCCGCCGGAGGAGCTCACCGCTATCGCCACCGGCTACAAGAAGGCGGCCGGTTTCCTACCCGCCGACCTCAACGAACGGGCCTCCCTGACGCCGACGGCCTTCCCGGGCGTCCTGCCGTGA
- a CDS encoding glycoside hydrolase family 2 protein, with protein sequence MIRPLLTPWGETLDPDRPLPEYPRPQLVRDSYLNLNGRWQYAITDSHQQPQGYDGEIIVPFSPETPLSGVNRQLLPGQTLWYSRILRLPDSFRPDPSARVLLHFGAVDQTCEVFVNGTPVGRHTGGYLPFHCDITGALHDDDNTLVVAVRDDTDTAHHSRGKQRLRRGGIWYSPQSGIWQTVWAECVPARHVRRLTLTPLLEEGCLDVTVHADPDALDATVTILAGDDVVGVAQAPAGRPVRVPIPAARRWSPEDPYLYGVVVDLGDDRVRSYVGMRSFGVGPAPDGTPRLLLNGAPYFHAGILDQGYWSDGWYTAPSDEALVHDIATMKQLGFTMLRKHIKIEPARWYYHCDRLGMLVWQDMVNGGGRYRPLVVTAPAVSPLRLTDRRRRWFARDDDAGREQFRAELHDTVEQLRNVVSIAVWVPFNEGWGQFDAAAIAAEVAALDPTRSVDHASGWHDQGGGDLRSLHVYFRRFRVPRRGRDHRVLVLSEYGGYSLAVSGHTSTDREFGYRRFRDAASLGAAFRRLHAEQIAPAIAKGLSATVYTQLSDVEDEVNGLLSYDRRLLKLPAELVAEVNRQLRL encoded by the coding sequence ATGATCCGGCCACTGCTGACCCCGTGGGGCGAGACGCTCGACCCGGACCGGCCCTTGCCGGAGTATCCCCGCCCGCAGTTGGTCCGGGACAGTTACCTCAACCTCAACGGCCGCTGGCAGTACGCGATCACTGACAGCCACCAACAGCCGCAGGGGTACGACGGGGAGATCATCGTGCCGTTCTCGCCGGAGACGCCTCTCTCGGGCGTCAACCGGCAACTGCTACCGGGCCAGACACTGTGGTACAGCCGGATCTTACGGCTGCCCGACAGTTTCCGGCCCGACCCGTCAGCGCGGGTGCTGTTGCACTTCGGGGCCGTCGACCAGACCTGCGAGGTTTTTGTCAACGGCACGCCGGTGGGCAGGCATACCGGCGGCTACCTGCCATTTCACTGCGACATCACCGGTGCGTTGCACGACGATGACAACACGCTGGTCGTCGCGGTACGAGACGACACCGACACCGCCCACCACTCGCGCGGCAAGCAGCGGCTGCGCCGCGGCGGAATCTGGTACAGCCCACAGTCCGGGATCTGGCAGACCGTCTGGGCCGAGTGTGTGCCCGCGCGGCACGTACGGCGACTCACCCTGACCCCGCTGCTCGAGGAGGGCTGCCTCGACGTGACGGTGCACGCCGACCCGGACGCCCTCGATGCGACGGTGACGATCCTGGCCGGCGACGACGTGGTAGGCGTGGCGCAGGCACCCGCCGGACGGCCGGTTCGCGTTCCGATCCCTGCGGCACGGCGGTGGAGCCCCGAGGACCCGTACCTCTATGGGGTGGTTGTGGACCTGGGCGACGACCGGGTCCGCAGTTACGTCGGCATGCGCTCCTTCGGCGTCGGCCCCGCCCCGGACGGCACGCCACGGCTGCTGCTCAACGGCGCACCGTACTTCCACGCCGGCATCCTCGACCAGGGCTACTGGTCCGACGGCTGGTACACGGCACCCTCCGACGAGGCCCTGGTCCACGACATCGCGACCATGAAGCAACTCGGCTTCACCATGCTCCGCAAGCACATCAAGATCGAGCCGGCGCGCTGGTACTACCACTGTGATCGTCTCGGCATGCTGGTCTGGCAGGACATGGTCAACGGTGGTGGCCGGTATCGGCCGCTGGTGGTCACCGCTCCGGCGGTCAGCCCGCTGCGGCTGACCGACCGACGCCGGCGGTGGTTCGCCCGCGACGACGACGCCGGGCGCGAGCAGTTCCGGGCTGAGCTGCACGACACCGTCGAGCAGCTGCGCAACGTCGTCAGCATCGCCGTGTGGGTGCCGTTCAACGAGGGGTGGGGCCAGTTCGACGCCGCCGCGATCGCCGCCGAGGTCGCCGCACTGGACCCGACCCGCAGTGTCGACCACGCCAGCGGCTGGCACGACCAGGGCGGCGGCGACCTGCGCAGCCTGCACGTCTACTTCCGCCGCTTCCGGGTGCCGCGGCGCGGCCGGGACCACCGGGTGCTGGTGTTGTCCGAGTACGGCGGCTACAGCCTTGCCGTCAGCGGGCACACGTCGACCGATCGCGAGTTCGGCTACCGCCGTTTCCGCGACGCGGCGTCGCTCGGTGCGGCTTTCCGCCGACTGCACGCCGAGCAGATCGCTCCGGCCATCGCCAAAGGTCTGAGCGCCACGGTCTACACCCAACTCTCCGATGTCGAGGACGAGGTGAACGGTCTGCTCAGCTACGACCGCCGGCTGCTCAAACTGCCCGCCGAGCTGGTGGCAGAGGTCAACCGGCAGCTACGTCTCTGA